The Bradysia coprophila strain Holo2 chromosome IV, BU_Bcop_v1, whole genome shotgun sequence genome includes a region encoding these proteins:
- the LOC119066477 gene encoding salivary glue protein Sgs-3-like, translating into MMDQIMMALVLISIFSIANGQLSCYVCTDCPYIDADMVSQPCDFVSPPDTTTTTTLSTTTPPPETTVMPPETTNLPPDTTTLTPDTSPSTPNTPPTATTTSIIPPTISNSSSQNDLLINESIIEVTTDKSTDLSDENSDRTQISLGPPYRKLIHQTTGSQHHCFRIGRTVGDRTEVVRGCVVPANTIHETCVRANNGITPISCRICQNNECNATSRNTSISVVLLLTTIVSIRFLR; encoded by the exons ATGATGGATCAGATAATGATGGCATTAGTTTTGATTAGCATTTTTAGTATAG CAAATGGACAGTTATCCTGCTACGTCTGTACGGATTGTCCATACATTGACGCCGATATGGTGTCTCAACCATGTGATTTTGTGTCGCCACCTGATACTACTACAACTACGACGCTGAGTACGACAACTCCACCACCGGAGACAACAGTTATGCCGCCGGAAACAACAAATTTGCCTCCGGACACAACAACTTTGACGCCGGACACATCACCTTCAACACCAAATACACCGCCGACCGCCACCACCACAAG TATCATTCCGCCCACAATATCTAATTCGTCCTCACAAAACGATTTGCTGATAAATGAATCAATCATCGAAGTGACGACCGATAAATCAACGGATCTATCGGACGAAAATAGTGATagaacacaaatttcactCGGTCCACCATATAGGAAGTTGATCCACCAAACGACTGGAAGTCAACACCACTGTTTTCGCATTGGAAGAACCG TTGGCGATAGAACAGAAGTGGTTCGTGGATGTGTGGTTCCGGCCAATACGATACACGAAACATGCGTCCGAGCGAATAATGGTATTACTCCAATAAGTTGTCGCATTTGTCAGAACAACGAATGTAATGCTACGTCGCGGAATACTTCGATATCAGTAGTTCTATTGCTCACGACAATTGTATCCATAAGATTTTTGcgataa